From the genome of Erythrobacter litoralis, one region includes:
- a CDS encoding sensor histidine kinase → MSVLAIQPAPFFASKNRAFWNLQLAGWGGAFLLRAVIAFANDQPFDLLALILVTTITGFSISCILSVIYRQLINRQPIVTWGVTALVLMIAVIFHTSIDAWVQGIYYGAARETSFAQRFIGLSYIPLTLLGGWSALYYAINYFLTVEQQADRLERLEAQTTAAQLAMLRYQLNPHFLFNTLNSISTLVLLKQTEPANAMLTRLSSFLRHTLIMEPGSQVTLAQEVETLNLYLDIERMRFEERLRTHFDIEETALSAILPSMLLQPLVENAVKYAVSPQEEGARIALTAKVIGDRLRMTVEDTGPGMDVPVQHDLLDYAAQADRIRAAQGAAGESGRPVSTGVGLANIRNRLIQAYGASHIFDTRSEPGGGFTVVIEIPFTPQDETASAPARSSQATGNSRADTASVPDAPRSGTADNVIDLNPQRTIGTSA, encoded by the coding sequence ATGTCCGTTCTCGCGATCCAGCCAGCGCCGTTCTTCGCCAGCAAGAACCGCGCCTTCTGGAACCTCCAGCTTGCCGGCTGGGGCGGCGCTTTCCTGCTGCGCGCGGTGATCGCCTTTGCCAACGACCAGCCGTTCGATCTGCTCGCGCTGATTCTCGTCACCACCATCACCGGTTTCTCGATCAGCTGCATCCTGTCGGTGATCTACCGCCAGCTCATCAATCGCCAGCCGATCGTCACCTGGGGCGTGACCGCGCTGGTCCTGATGATCGCGGTGATCTTTCACACCTCGATCGATGCCTGGGTGCAGGGGATCTATTACGGCGCCGCGCGCGAAACCAGCTTCGCCCAGCGCTTCATCGGCCTCTCCTACATCCCGCTCACCCTGCTCGGCGGGTGGAGCGCGCTCTATTACGCGATCAACTATTTCCTGACCGTGGAACAGCAGGCCGACCGGCTCGAACGGCTGGAGGCGCAGACCACCGCCGCGCAGCTCGCCATGCTGCGCTACCAGCTCAACCCGCATTTCCTGTTCAACACGCTCAATTCGATCAGCACGCTGGTGCTGCTCAAACAGACCGAACCCGCCAACGCGATGCTCACGCGGCTTTCAAGCTTTCTGCGCCACACGCTCATCATGGAGCCGGGCAGCCAGGTCACGCTTGCCCAGGAGGTCGAGACGCTGAACCTCTATCTCGACATCGAGCGCATGCGCTTCGAGGAGCGGCTGCGGACTCATTTCGATATCGAGGAGACGGCGCTGTCCGCGATCCTGCCCTCGATGCTGCTCCAGCCGCTGGTCGAGAATGCGGTCAAATACGCCGTCAGCCCGCAGGAAGAAGGGGCGCGCATTGCGCTCACCGCCAAGGTGATCGGCGACCGTCTGCGCATGACGGTCGAGGATACCGGGCCGGGCATGGACGTGCCGGTCCAGCACGACCTGCTCGACTATGCCGCGCAGGCCGACAGGATCCGCGCGGCCCAGGGCGCCGCCGGCGAGAGCGGCAGGCCGGTCTCGACCGGGGTCGGCCTTGCCAATATCCGCAACCGCCTGATCCAGGCCTACGGCGCCTCCCACATCTTCGATACCCGTTCGGAGCCGGGCGGCGGGTTCACCGTGGTGATCGAGATTCCCTTCACCCCGCAGGACGAAACCGCCAGCGCGCCGGCGCGTTCAAGCCAGGCGACCGGAAATTCCCGAGCCGACACGGCCTCCGTGCCCGATGCCCCCCGCAGCGGCACGGCGGACAACGTCATCGATTTAAACCCCCAACGCACGATCGGAACTTCCGCATGA
- a CDS encoding M48 family metalloprotease, translating to MSLLPALSYRAAPWRPLAYALAFLASLALAATQAAAQSVLRDAETEALLADMARPLVEASELEPENVEIVLINDPSINAFVAGGQVVYIHTGLLSVADTANEVQGVIAHELGHITAGHVVRFEERVKAAQGITILSLLLGVGAALAGAGEAAMGAMMAGQQAAMGSFLAFNRNQEASTDLAGARYLSGAGITGKGMISFFEKLRNFEIRRGYSQADEAAYGRTHPLSGDRIQTLRGLLQQDEAWDAPEDRELQERFERVQAKLYGYLAEPERTLNAYPPSDMRVAARYARAYAWHKDARVEKALAEADALLAMEPNNPYFLELEGQVLLESGRPDEALVPLRRATELTLNQPLIASMFGHALIATEDEANYAEAERVLRAAVGRDRLNPFAWYQLGMVYAARGDIARARLASAEQQVMARRYPEALRSAQAAEAALPRGTPDWIRAQDIALQARSALERLRDSR from the coding sequence ATGTCGCTCCTCCCGGCCCTGTCATATCGAGCTGCCCCCTGGCGCCCGCTCGCTTACGCGCTCGCCTTCCTTGCGAGCCTTGCGCTGGCGGCGACGCAGGCGGCGGCGCAATCGGTGCTGCGCGATGCCGAGACCGAGGCGCTGCTCGCCGACATGGCGCGCCCGCTGGTCGAAGCGTCCGAGCTCGAGCCCGAGAACGTCGAGATCGTCCTCATCAACGACCCCTCGATCAACGCCTTCGTCGCGGGCGGACAGGTGGTCTACATCCACACCGGCCTGCTCTCGGTCGCCGACACCGCGAACGAGGTTCAGGGCGTGATCGCGCACGAACTCGGCCATATCACCGCAGGCCACGTGGTCCGTTTCGAGGAGCGAGTGAAGGCGGCGCAGGGCATCACGATCCTTTCGCTCTTGCTCGGCGTCGGCGCGGCGCTCGCAGGGGCGGGTGAAGCCGCGATGGGCGCCATGATGGCGGGTCAGCAGGCCGCGATGGGCAGTTTCCTGGCCTTCAACCGCAACCAGGAAGCTTCCACCGACCTTGCCGGTGCGCGTTACCTGTCGGGCGCCGGGATCACCGGGAAGGGCATGATCTCCTTCTTCGAGAAGCTCCGCAATTTCGAGATAAGGCGCGGCTACAGCCAGGCTGACGAGGCCGCTTATGGCCGCACCCACCCGCTGTCGGGCGACCGCATCCAGACCCTTCGCGGCCTGCTCCAGCAGGACGAAGCCTGGGACGCGCCGGAAGACCGGGAACTGCAGGAGCGTTTCGAGCGGGTCCAGGCCAAGCTCTACGGCTATCTCGCCGAGCCCGAGCGAACCCTTAATGCCTATCCGCCCAGCGATATGCGCGTCGCGGCGCGCTATGCGCGGGCCTATGCCTGGCACAAGGACGCCCGGGTCGAGAAAGCGCTCGCCGAAGCCGATGCGCTGCTCGCGATGGAGCCGAACAATCCCTATTTCCTCGAGCTCGAGGGGCAGGTCCTGCTCGAATCCGGGCGCCCCGACGAAGCGCTCGTCCCCCTGCGCCGCGCGACCGAGCTGACGCTGAACCAGCCGCTCATCGCCTCGATGTTCGGCCACGCGCTGATCGCGACCGAGGACGAGGCGAATTACGCCGAGGCCGAGCGCGTCCTGCGCGCGGCGGTCGGGCGCGACAGGCTCAATCCATTCGCGTGGTACCAGTTGGGCATGGTTTATGCCGCGCGCGGCGACATCGCCCGTGCACGCCTCGCCAGCGCTGAACAGCAGGTCATGGCGCGCCGCTATCCCGAAGCGCTGAGAAGCGCGCAGGCCGCCGAGGCGGCGCTGCCGCGCGGCACGCCCGACTGGATCCGCGCGCAGGACATCGCCCTGCAGGCGCGCTCCGCTCTCGAACGGCTGCGCGATTCGCGCTAG
- a CDS encoding DUF2141 domain-containing protein, whose product MRALTILAATTGAFAALPAAADEVVITVTGLRSAEGTVRACMTTEEKIFPKCIKDPASHRTVVKAGEAVTIRFTGVEPGKYAVALLHDENDNGKADRALGMMPKEGYGFSRDAPVRMAPPKFRDAVFEHKTGRQDIAITMRYFL is encoded by the coding sequence GTGAGAGCGCTCACGATCCTGGCGGCGACGACCGGCGCGTTCGCGGCGCTGCCCGCAGCGGCGGACGAGGTCGTCATCACCGTCACCGGCCTGCGTTCCGCCGAGGGCACGGTGCGCGCCTGCATGACGACGGAGGAAAAGATCTTTCCCAAATGCATCAAGGATCCCGCCTCGCACCGGACGGTCGTCAAGGCGGGCGAAGCGGTCACTATCCGCTTCACAGGGGTCGAACCGGGCAAATACGCCGTCGCGCTGCTGCATGACGAGAACGATAACGGCAAGGCCGACCGCGCGCTCGGCATGATGCCCAAGGAAGGCTACGGCTTTTCGCGCGATGCGCCGGTAAGGATGGCCCCGCCGAAATTCCGCGACGCCGTGTTCGAGCACAAGACCGGGCGGCAGGACATCGCCATCACGATGCGCTATTTCCTGTAA
- a CDS encoding LytR/AlgR family response regulator transcription factor: MTIRTILVDDEKLAIQGLQVRLQAFEDVEVIDTCSNGREAIRKIKTEKPDLVFLDIQMPGFDGFSVVKGVMEIEPPLFVFVTAYEEHAIRAFEANAVNYLMKPVDEVRLADTIERVRERIAQKKSTEDAEQLLDVLAEVAPDRAAEFTDADGTAGDRFEKLINVKDRGQIFRVEVDSIEHIEAAGDYMCIYTGDNSLILRETMKDLERRLDPRKFQRVHRSTIVNLDQVRQVKPHTNGECFLVLDSGAEVKVSRSYRDVVARFVH, encoded by the coding sequence ATGACCATTCGCACCATCCTCGTCGACGACGAAAAACTCGCCATTCAGGGCCTCCAGGTCCGCCTCCAGGCCTTCGAGGACGTCGAGGTGATCGACACCTGCTCGAACGGGCGCGAGGCGATCCGCAAGATCAAGACCGAGAAACCCGACCTCGTCTTTCTCGACATCCAGATGCCCGGCTTCGACGGCTTTTCCGTGGTCAAGGGCGTGATGGAGATCGAGCCGCCGCTGTTCGTCTTCGTCACCGCCTACGAGGAACACGCAATCCGCGCCTTCGAGGCGAACGCGGTCAACTATCTCATGAAACCGGTCGACGAGGTCCGCCTCGCCGATACGATCGAGCGGGTCCGCGAACGCATCGCGCAGAAGAAATCGACCGAGGATGCCGAGCAATTGCTCGACGTGCTGGCCGAAGTCGCCCCTGATCGGGCGGCCGAGTTCACCGATGCCGATGGCACCGCAGGCGACCGCTTCGAAAAGCTCATCAACGTCAAGGACCGCGGCCAGATCTTCCGCGTCGAAGTCGATTCGATCGAGCATATCGAGGCCGCGGGCGATTACATGTGCATCTATACCGGCGACAATTCGCTGATCCTGCGCGAGACGATGAAGGATCTCGAACGGCGGCTGGATCCGCGCAAGTTCCAGCGCGTGCACCGTTCCACCATCGTCAATCTCGACCAGGTCAGGCAGGTCAAGCCACACACCAACGGGGAATGCTTCCTCGTGCTCGATTCGGGCGCCGAGGTGAAGGTCTCGCGCTCCTATCGCGACGTGGTGGCGCGCTTCGTGCACTGA
- a CDS encoding alpha/beta hydrolase encodes MRKVWWSLGILLGVLLLGGAALQVAIMRNGPAVLDTIDRIAGEDRDACRRGIASTGPDPHQKVVVWGPCQVSEGLADDRPRPVLLFVHGGSWKSGDPEDYGFVGRAFVPEGFVVVLAGYRLVPGGEYPAMVEDTAAAIRWTHENITRHGGDPDRIVLAGHSAGAYNVVMAALERRWLAQAGVPQDAIAGVVGLAGPYDFYPFESDSSQAAFGAAPDPGATQPVTHVTGDAPPVLLVHGEADDLVKPRNSRELARRIEAAGGPVETLFLREANHNDPLLALAAPWRWRRDVAQRIVRFAREAAGTGSLSVSVQAQTR; translated from the coding sequence ATGCGCAAAGTGTGGTGGAGCCTCGGAATCCTGCTCGGCGTCCTCCTGCTGGGCGGGGCGGCGCTGCAGGTCGCGATCATGCGCAATGGCCCGGCCGTGCTCGACACGATCGATCGCATCGCGGGCGAGGATCGCGATGCGTGCCGTCGCGGCATCGCCTCCACGGGCCCCGACCCGCATCAGAAAGTCGTCGTCTGGGGCCCCTGCCAGGTGTCCGAGGGCCTTGCTGACGACAGGCCGCGCCCGGTCCTGCTGTTCGTCCATGGCGGCAGCTGGAAATCGGGCGATCCGGAGGATTACGGTTTTGTCGGGCGGGCCTTCGTGCCGGAGGGCTTCGTCGTCGTGCTGGCGGGCTATCGCCTCGTTCCGGGTGGGGAATATCCCGCCATGGTCGAGGACACGGCCGCGGCGATCCGCTGGACCCACGAAAACATCACGCGCCATGGCGGCGATCCCGACAGGATCGTGCTCGCGGGTCATTCGGCTGGGGCCTACAATGTCGTGATGGCCGCGTTGGAGCGGCGCTGGCTCGCGCAGGCGGGTGTGCCGCAGGACGCGATCGCGGGCGTGGTCGGTCTTGCCGGGCCGTATGATTTCTACCCCTTCGAGAGCGATTCCTCGCAAGCCGCGTTCGGCGCTGCGCCCGATCCCGGGGCCACCCAGCCCGTGACCCATGTGACCGGCGATGCCCCGCCCGTCCTGCTCGTCCATGGCGAGGCGGACGATCTCGTGAAGCCCCGCAACAGCCGCGAACTCGCCCGCCGGATCGAGGCGGCCGGCGGCCCGGTCGAAACGCTTTTCCTGCGGGAGGCGAACCACAACGATCCGCTCCTCGCGCTCGCCGCGCCGTGGCGCTGGCGGCGCGACGTCGCGCAAAGGATCGTGCGCTTCGCCCGCGAGGCCGCGGGCACCGGCTCGCTTTCAGTTTCCGTTCAGGCGCAAACACGCTAG
- a CDS encoding DsbA family protein, which produces MSASFRNSLLTALIALVFGFLGAAIWSYAGLADSRTREYLLANPSMLQEIAEAYQAEQSRERLAELGDEVYEPFPGAVLGNPQGSKVLVEFSDYNCGYCEASLEDVARLIEDDPELKVVLREMPQFEGSEAAARMALAAAMQGKYAAFHNAMFARGPAGPESAEAVAREIGLDMERARADMQSDAVSVELARNFSLARALGFNGTPAFVTGDATISGAVGYDALSKAVSEAGTRAEG; this is translated from the coding sequence ATGTCCGCCAGCTTTCGCAACTCGCTTCTCACCGCGCTCATCGCGCTCGTCTTCGGGTTTCTCGGGGCGGCGATCTGGTCCTATGCGGGGCTGGCCGACAGCCGCACCCGCGAATACCTCCTCGCCAATCCGAGCATGCTGCAGGAAATAGCCGAGGCCTACCAAGCCGAACAATCGCGCGAACGCCTCGCCGAGCTTGGCGATGAAGTCTACGAACCCTTCCCGGGCGCAGTGCTCGGCAACCCGCAGGGCTCGAAGGTGCTGGTCGAGTTTTCCGACTACAATTGCGGCTATTGCGAAGCGAGCCTCGAGGATGTCGCCCGCCTGATCGAGGATGATCCCGAACTGAAGGTGGTGCTGCGCGAAATGCCGCAATTCGAAGGCTCCGAAGCGGCCGCGCGCATGGCGCTCGCCGCCGCCATGCAGGGCAAATACGCCGCCTTTCACAACGCCATGTTCGCGCGCGGCCCGGCCGGACCGGAAAGCGCCGAGGCGGTCGCACGGGAAATCGGTCTCGACATGGAACGCGCGCGCGCCGACATGCAGTCGGACGCGGTCTCGGTCGAACTCGCGCGCAATTTCAGCCTCGCCCGCGCGCTCGGCTTTAACGGCACGCCAGCCTTCGTGACGGGCGATGCGACGATCAGCGGCGCGGTCGGCTACGATGCGCTGAGCAAGGCCGTGAGCGAAGCCGGGACGAGAGCGGAAGGCTGA
- a CDS encoding phosphatase domain-containing protein: protein MLLGLFSRRGPVRVQPFFGYRNAEHLYLGARAIRAREPVFEARSFWRDFATMLGEYASREVPGLSVEIVYDCANGEVIRGEGVTGPEGFVRFDLPIAPACPPAPRTRWEHATLRWRCPDRGEPGEAPAYILAPGGETRMGIISDVDDTILETGITGNFRAIARNWKRVFAQMPSERVLVPGATGFFTALGGSAHGTHGTEKAGGAIGAIAPQARVRPVFYVSSSPWNLFSYLVTFKRERGLPLGPVMLRDWGFNRRTLGKEGHGSHKLEAIRRIISTFPQLRFALIGDDTQRDLLAFGAIAEAHPDRIAAVFIREVAGAPLTDGEHRAKAAIEAAGVPFWTGSDYRAAARFLETAGLDFEGGVEGLVRTASEGQVPRSGPGEPEAG from the coding sequence ATGCTGCTCGGCCTGTTCTCACGGCGCGGCCCTGTCCGCGTGCAGCCGTTTTTCGGCTATCGCAACGCCGAGCATCTCTATCTGGGTGCCCGCGCCATCCGTGCGCGCGAACCCGTCTTCGAGGCGCGCAGCTTCTGGCGCGATTTCGCAACGATGCTGGGCGAATACGCCTCGCGCGAGGTGCCGGGCCTGTCAGTCGAAATCGTATATGACTGCGCCAATGGCGAAGTGATCCGCGGCGAGGGCGTGACCGGGCCCGAGGGCTTCGTGCGGTTCGACCTGCCGATTGCACCCGCCTGCCCGCCCGCCCCGCGCACCCGGTGGGAACACGCGACCCTGCGCTGGCGCTGCCCCGACCGGGGCGAGCCGGGCGAGGCGCCGGCCTATATCCTCGCGCCCGGAGGCGAGACGCGCATGGGGATCATCTCGGACGTGGACGACACCATCCTCGAAACCGGGATCACCGGCAATTTCCGCGCCATTGCCCGCAATTGGAAGCGGGTCTTCGCCCAGATGCCGAGCGAGCGCGTGCTCGTCCCCGGCGCGACCGGCTTCTTCACCGCACTTGGCGGGTCTGCGCACGGGACGCACGGGACCGAAAAGGCGGGCGGGGCGATCGGCGCCATCGCCCCGCAGGCGCGGGTGCGGCCGGTCTTCTACGTCTCCTCGAGCCCGTGGAACCTGTTTTCCTATCTCGTCACCTTCAAGCGCGAGCGCGGCCTGCCGCTGGGTCCGGTCATGCTGCGCGACTGGGGATTCAATCGCCGCACCTTGGGCAAGGAGGGGCACGGCTCGCACAAGCTCGAGGCGATCCGGCGCATAATCTCGACTTTCCCGCAGCTCCGCTTCGCCCTGATCGGCGACGACACGCAGCGCGACCTCCTCGCCTTCGGCGCAATCGCCGAGGCCCATCCCGATCGCATCGCGGCGGTCTTCATCCGCGAAGTCGCGGGCGCGCCGCTGACCGATGGGGAACATCGCGCTAAGGCGGCGATAGAGGCGGCGGGGGTGCCGTTCTGGACCGGGAGCGACTACCGCGCGGCGGCACGTTTTCTCGAAACCGCCGGGCTCGATTTCGAAGGCGGGGTCGAAGGTCTCGTACGCACGGCGAGCGAGGGCCAGGTGCCCCGCAGCGGCCCAGGCGAGCCGGAAGCGGGGTGA